Part of the Caulobacter sp. SL161 genome is shown below.
CCATTCGGCATGCACGTCACCCTTCCACTTGGGGATCGGCACGACGGTGGTCTGGTAGTTGAGCAGCCCCACCGCGTCGAAGGCCTTCTCGACGGTGATGCCCTCCACCTGGGTGGCGCCGACCTCGTACTTCTGGATGTAGGTCGCCGAACCGCCCAGCGAGATGTCGCCGCCCATCACGTCCCGGAACCGGTAGTCGGCCGAGAAGTCGAAGCCGGCGTTCTTCACCGGCGCGCCGTTGATGTAGTTGGTGCGCAGGCGCGCGATGCTGGTCGTCGGCGTGGCGCACCCGCCGGTGAAGGTGAAGCGCGACACCAGGCCGGCATAGGCCGGATCGGCGCAGTTGTTGGCTCCCGCAGCGCCGTTCGGATACAGCGAGGCCACCATGCCCGCCACCGGCTCGGCGACGATCGGATCCTTGAAGTCGAAATAGAAGTAGTCGACGCTGGCCTTGAACCCGCCCGTATTGAACAGCAGACCGAAATTGTAGGTCTGGGCCTTTTCAGGTTTCAGGTTCGGATTGCCGTAGATGTCGACGGCGCGGAACACGCCGAGAATCCCCTGCAGCGAGGTCACCGAGGTGGTCGTGGTCAGCGGATCCGGCGGCCCCCGGAAGGTCGAACCGGCCGAAGCCCGCAGGGCCAGCCAAGGCATCGCCTGCCAGCGCAGCGAAACCTTCGGATTGAAGGTCGAGCCGACCGCGCCGCCATACTGTTCGAAGCGTGCAGCCAGCTGAGCCTGGAAGTCGTCCGTGATCGGCACCGACAGCTCGCCGAAGGCCGCCATGACATCGCTCTGATTGTCGGCTTCGTTGCCGACGCCCAGGAACATGAAGGGACCGTTGCGGACCGAGCCCGTGCAGGTGGTGACGCCGAAGTCCGGCGTGTTCACGCACGGATTGACCGCCGCGTTGCTGATGTCGTTGTAGTCGGCCGTGAAGTAGCTGCGGCGATACTGGACACCCGCAGCCCAGGCGACGTCGCCGCCCTGCAGCGTGATGTTGGTCTTACCGTTCAGCACCGCCTCACCGACGAACAGGCGCGAGGCCTGCTTGGTCGAGAGCTTCTTGAAGAACCAGTCGATCAGGTCCTTGTTGTTGGCCAGGGCCGGATTGTAGCCGGCGTTGGCCTGGCCGGTGATCGCGTTGCCCGGAATCGCGCTGGCGAAGGGATTGAAATACATGCACTGGCCGACGCCCACCGTGCCCTGGACGCCCGGCAGCGACGGATTGCTGTCGCAGAGCGGACCGCCAAGACCCTGAAGCGCCAGGGCGAAGCGGTTGACCAGCGTGTCATAGCCGGTCCGGATGGCGATTTCCTGCGAGTAGGTCAGCGCCACGTCCCAGCCGATGCCGTTCTCGAACTCGCCCGACAGATCCGCCGACACCCGGAAGGCGTCGAATGACCGCGCCCCGATCGACGGGCCGTAGCCGAACTTGGGATTGCCACCGATACCGAAAGGCCGGTTGGCGACATTGAGCGCACCGAACGCGAAGATCGAACTGGGGACCGTGCTGACCGCGCCGGTCGCCAGGCTGGACAGTTGCACCGTCGGGTTCGCCGCCATGAAAGCGATCAGACCCGGGTTCGTGGCCGGCACGACGTACCGTCCCGGAATAGGCGAGGCTTCGGCGGTCGGCACCGCCAGCGCGGCGTAGGACGGCGAGGTGTTCCATTCCGGCACGTCGGTATGGGCGTACAGCACCTCGACGTGGAACTTGGTCGTCGCCGACAGATCGGCGTTGGCCTCGGCATAGGCCTGAATGGCGTTGGACTTTTCGACCAGGTTGTCGAAGGGCGTGTAGTGCCAGTAGCAGACGGGCGTCAGGCCGCTGAAGCCGGCGAAGCCGCCCAGGCCGGCGCAAGCCGGATCGCGCATGCCGTTGGTGGTGCTGGCCAGCGGGATGAAGGTGGACGGGTTGCCCGCTGCGGACCAGCCGGCTTCCGGATTGCTGAGATAGGATCGATTGGCCCAATCGCGCTCGGCGACCGACAGTTTTGAGCGATGCTGCCAGCCCAGGCTCGCCAGGACGTTGCCGTTCTCCCAGACCTTGCCCCAGGTGAAGTTCAGGCCGTAGTCGCCGTCGGAACCGTTGATGTGACGATAGTCGGCGCCGACCTCGAGCCCCTCGAAGCTCTTCTTGGTGATGAAGTTGACGACGCCGGCGATGGCGTCCGAGCCGTAGGTGGCGGCCGCGCCGTCCTTCAGCACCTCCAGGCGGCCGATGGCGGCGGCAGGAATGATGTTGGTGTCGACGATGCCCGCGCCCGCCTGGCCGAACGGGTTGATGGCCAGACGCCGACCGTTCAGCAGCACCAGGGTGCGCTGTGAGCCCAGGCCCCGCAGATTGACCGAGCCGGAGCCTTCGGAGCCCTGGGCGCGGCTGTCGAACTGGTTGGTGTCCCCGAGCACGCCGTTGGAGACCGACAGGGCCTTCAGCAGTTCGACGGTGGAAGGGGACCCTCGCTTTTGCAGCTCCTCGGCGCCGATGACCTCAACCGGCAGGGCGGCGTCCTCCGGCGTGCCCCTGATGAAGGAGCCCGTGACCACGACTTCTTCGACCTGGGTCGACGCGTCCGGCTTCTGAGCCTCTTGGGCCTGAGCCGCGCCCGCCATCGCAAAGGCCAGCGCCAGGCATGACCCCCCGCGCAGGAAGCTGCTTCTGTTCATCCGTATTCCCTCCCTCGGTTCGTTCTTGATTGGCCGATCGTCTTTTCGCGGGGCCAAATCACGTTCAGCTGGGCGGCGGCGTTCCTGACAGAGCTCGGGCGCGCGCCACCCCGCCGGCGCGGATGCAGCCACGCCGATGGGCAGGTCCTTTTTCGAAACCTTGAGATGCGCCGTATAGAGCCGACAAGCCTTGCTCCCCCCGGGGCCGGACGCTTGAAAAGCCACGCTACAGGCCCGCCAACTGCGACGAGCCAAGCCTTCGACAAACGATGCCGAACACCTGTTTCGATGATGTGGTATGTTTTGCCGTCGCGTCAACCTTCGCCAGAAGAGACGGTTGCTCGCCGCGTCAATCGACCACACTGCTGACAGGTATGGGATCAAGAGCGCTCAAGACTGCGTCCGGTCGGCGGATGGCTTCGTTAAACCTCTCGAACGGGGGTTTCCCTCCCGGGGCCAGCCCCCTAAGTGGGAGACCATTGGTCGCCTGGGCGCGCCGCGCGTCACAACAACTGGGTTGAAATTCATGCGTCTCGCCAAGACTGGCGCCCTATTGCGACCAGACCCGCCTGAAGGCTTGTCGCGCGCCGCTCCCATCATGACGCTCATGGTTCTCGGCCTGGGTCTGGCGGCCTGCACGACCCCGGCGCGCAAGGCGGAGGTCCAGCTGCCGAGCGCCTATGAGGCCCCGGCCGGCCCTGCCCTCGCGCCCCAGGCCCTGGATCAATGGTGGACGCAGTTCAACGACCCCGCCCTGAACGCGCTTGTCACCACGGCGCTGGCTCAGAGCCCTGATGCGCGGCTGGCGGCGGCGCGTCTTGAAGAAGCGCGCGCCATCCGCCAGGGCCAGATCCGCCAGATCTTCATTCCACAGACGCCGCTCGTCGGTTCGGCCCAACGCACCGACACCGACATCAACGAGCAGAGCGGCGTCGGCGCCTTCACCCAGGGCGGGGTCAGCAAGACCTACTCCGCCAATTTCGACGTCTCATGGGAGCTGGACCTGATCGGCCGCCGCCTCGCTGCGCTGCGGGTGGTGAAGAACGATATGGCCGCGGCGCGCTTCGCCTATGAGGGCGCGCGCGCGGCCCTGGCCGCCAATGTCGCCCAGTCCTATTTCGAGGCGCGGGGACTGGCGGTCCAGCTGGACGACGCCCGCGAAAGCGTGCGGATCTCCAGGTCGCTGGCCGATGTCGCTGCTGAGCGGGGCCGGCGTGGCCTGATCGCCACCTCCGAAGGCGAGCGCGCCGCCGCCGATCTTGCCCAGGCCGAAGCCCAGGCCGCGGCTTTGGAAGCGCAACTCCGCGCCGCGCGCCGCACGATTCTGATCCTGGTCGGCAAGGGCGTCGATCCGCTCGAAACCCTGCCCGTCACAGCGTCGCTGGCTAAGCCGCCGCCGGTTCCCGCTGCAACGCCCGGCCAACTGCTGGCGCGACGCCCCGATGTGCGCGAGGCCGCCGCTCGCCTGGCCTCGGCCTCAGGCAATCTCAACATCAGCGAACTGGCGCTGTTCCCCACCCTGACGCTGACGCCGGGGGCCGGGATCTCCAAGGCCGTCACGCCCAGCTTCCTGGACGCCGGCGCGCAAACCTCGACGACCAGTTCGGCCTGGACGATCGGAGCCAATCTTTCGATCCCGGTTTTGAACATTCCCAAGCTGATGACCGACATCAAGGCCAGCAACGCCCGGGTCGAACAGGCCGCGATCACCTACGAAAAGACGGTCCAGACCGCGTTCGGCGAAGCTGACAACGCCCTCGTCCAACTGGCCGCAGACGAGCGGCGCGTGGCGCTGTTGACGGCGGGCGAACGCCGCGCCGCGGTGGCCTATGAAGCAAGCCGCAAGAGCTTTGCGGCCGGGCTCACCGACCTGACGACGGCCCTGCAGGCCGAACAGGCCTGGCGCGCCGTTCGCTCGGCCTCAACGGCCGCTCAGACCCAGGCGCTGCAGCGCGCCGTGCAAACCTACAAGGCTCTCGGCGGCGGTTGGTCGCCCGAGGCCGTCCCGACCAAGGCTTCCGCGCAATGAGACCCGCTCCGATGACGACCCGCTATCTGATCGCCACCGCCCTGGTCTGCGCCGGCGTAGGCCTGACCGCCTGTGGCGACAAGAAGGACGCGCCCGAAGCCGCGAAGCCCGCCGGCGCAGAGCAGGCGCGCGCCGTCTCGATCACTCGCGTCGAGACGCGGGCGCTCGGCGGCGGCTTCAAGGCTTCCGGGCAATTGATCCCGCGCGAGGAAGCCGCCGTGGGCTCGGAGCTGTCCGGCTATCGCGTCGCCCGTGTTTTCGTCGAGGAAGGCGCCTGGGTGAAGGCCGGCCAGCCCTTGGCGCAACTGGACAACACCCTGCTGCGCGCTCAGATCGCCCAGCAGGCCGCCGTCGCCGCCCAGGCCGAAGCCGAAGCCCAGCGCGTCACCGGCCTCGCCGGACAGGGGATGCTCTCCCAGGAGCAGATCGAGAGCCGCCGCTACGCCGCCAAGGCCCAGGCCGCCGCGCTCGCGGAACTGCAGACCCGCGACCGCCGCATGACCAT
Proteins encoded:
- a CDS encoding TonB-dependent receptor; translation: MIPYLSAVWSIDAASNRLFWRRLTRRQNIPHHRNRCSASFVEGLARRSWRACSVAFQASGPGGSKACRLYTAHLKVSKKDLPIGVAASAPAGWRAPELCQERRRPAERDLAPRKDDRPIKNEPREGIRMNRSSFLRGGSCLALAFAMAGAAQAQEAQKPDASTQVEEVVVTGSFIRGTPEDAALPVEVIGAEELQKRGSPSTVELLKALSVSNGVLGDTNQFDSRAQGSEGSGSVNLRGLGSQRTLVLLNGRRLAINPFGQAGAGIVDTNIIPAAAIGRLEVLKDGAAATYGSDAIAGVVNFITKKSFEGLEVGADYRHINGSDGDYGLNFTWGKVWENGNVLASLGWQHRSKLSVAERDWANRSYLSNPEAGWSAAGNPSTFIPLASTTNGMRDPACAGLGGFAGFSGLTPVCYWHYTPFDNLVEKSNAIQAYAEANADLSATTKFHVEVLYAHTDVPEWNTSPSYAALAVPTAEASPIPGRYVVPATNPGLIAFMAANPTVQLSSLATGAVSTVPSSIFAFGALNVANRPFGIGGNPKFGYGPSIGARSFDAFRVSADLSGEFENGIGWDVALTYSQEIAIRTGYDTLVNRFALALQGLGGPLCDSNPSLPGVQGTVGVGQCMYFNPFASAIPGNAITGQANAGYNPALANNKDLIDWFFKKLSTKQASRLFVGEAVLNGKTNITLQGGDVAWAAGVQYRRSYFTADYNDISNAAVNPCVNTPDFGVTTCTGSVRNGPFMFLGVGNEADNQSDVMAAFGELSVPITDDFQAQLAARFEQYGGAVGSTFNPKVSLRWQAMPWLALRASAGSTFRGPPDPLTTTTSVTSLQGILGVFRAVDIYGNPNLKPEKAQTYNFGLLFNTGGFKASVDYFYFDFKDPIVAEPVAGMVASLYPNGAAGANNCADPAYAGLVSRFTFTGGCATPTTSIARLRTNYINGAPVKNAGFDFSADYRFRDVMGGDISLGGSATYIQKYEVGATQVEGITVEKAFDAVGLLNYQTTVVPIPKWKGDVHAEWNSGPHNLRLSIHYIGSYTDQRTAPFAANAYKDTTGAGVTISAGKKIEKQVLTNLAYRVFLPWDTTATLAITNLFDKDPSYARLDLGYDPFTGDPLGRTYKVSLRKKF
- a CDS encoding efflux transporter outer membrane subunit codes for the protein MKFMRLAKTGALLRPDPPEGLSRAAPIMTLMVLGLGLAACTTPARKAEVQLPSAYEAPAGPALAPQALDQWWTQFNDPALNALVTTALAQSPDARLAAARLEEARAIRQGQIRQIFIPQTPLVGSAQRTDTDINEQSGVGAFTQGGVSKTYSANFDVSWELDLIGRRLAALRVVKNDMAAARFAYEGARAALAANVAQSYFEARGLAVQLDDARESVRISRSLADVAAERGRRGLIATSEGERAAADLAQAEAQAAALEAQLRAARRTILILVGKGVDPLETLPVTASLAKPPPVPAATPGQLLARRPDVREAAARLASASGNLNISELALFPTLTLTPGAGISKAVTPSFLDAGAQTSTTSSAWTIGANLSIPVLNIPKLMTDIKASNARVEQAAITYEKTVQTAFGEADNALVQLAADERRVALLTAGERRAAVAYEASRKSFAAGLTDLTTALQAEQAWRAVRSASTAAQTQALQRAVQTYKALGGGWSPEAVPTKASAQ